CTTGCCGCGCACACGAGCGCGGTCTTTCCTTCGATGCCGAGATCCATCGTCGATTCCTTGGTGGCGACACGCACCGGCTCGGCCCCGTCGGCCGGCGCATGGACCCCGGGTGGGCCAGGCGGGCAATCGGGCGGGCGCGGGCGCGCGGATTGTCGTGAGACGTCGATATTATCCGGATCATGCGACGCGCCTTGGTAAAATTGCCGACATAAGCGCGCGGCCGGCTTGCGCCCGCCCCCGCCCCCGATCCTCTTTTGCCGCCAAGGCGCCCCCGTCATGAAACAGGACAGCCGCTTCCCGAATCTCTTCATCACCGATCATCCGCTGATCCAGCACAAGCTCACGCACATGCGCGACAAGGACACGTCCACACGCACGTTCCGCGAGCTGCTGCGCGAAATCACGCTGCTGATGGGCTACGAGATCACCCGCAACCTGCCGATCACGACCAAGCGGGTCGAAACCCCGCTCGTCGAGGTCGACGCGCCGGTGATCGCGGGCAAGAAGCTGGCGATCGTGCCGGTGCTGCGCGCGGGTATCGGGATGTCGGACGGCCTGCTCGACCTGGTTCCGTCCGCCCGCGTCGGCCACATCGGCGTTTACCGCGCCGACGACCATCGCCCGGTCGAATACCTGGTGCGCCTGCCGGATCTCGAAGACCGCATCTTCATCCTGTGCGACCCGATGGTCGCGACCGGCTACTCGGCCGTGCACGCGGTCGACGTGCTGAAGCGCCGCAACGTGCCGGCCGCGAACATCATGTTCGTCGCGCTGGTCGCCGCGCCCGAAGGCGTGCAGGTGTTCCAGGATGCGCACCCGGACGTGAAGCTGTTCGTCGCGTCGCTCGATTCGCACCTGAACGAGCACGCGTACATCGTGCCGGGCCTCGGCGACGCGGGCGACCGCCTGTTCGGCACCAAGAACTGAGCCCCTGTACGGCCGCGCGGCTGCGGCCGGCGCGCGGCCCGGCCCGCGACGGCCCGCCTGGCCGTCCGGCCATGCGCGGCGGCCCCGATCCGGCGGTCGCCGCGTGATAAAATCTCGATCCACTCGACACGCGCGGCCCCGCGGCTTCATGCCCGCCGAAACGGCCGCCGATTCAACGACACATTGAAACAATCGCCCGCGCTGTGCGCCCGGGCACGGAGAAAGGTATGGCTGGTCATTCGAAATGGGCCAACATCAAGCATAAGAAGGCAGCGGCCGACGCGAAGCGCGGCAAGATCTGGACCCGCCTGATCAAGGAAATCCAGGTCGCGGCGCGCCTCGGCGGCGGTGACGTCAACACGAACCCGCGCCTGCGTCTGGCGGTCGACAAGGCGGCCGACGCGAACATGCCGAAGGACAACGTCAAGCGCGCGATCGATCGCGGTGTGGGCGGCGCGGATGGCGCGAACTACGAGGAAATCCGTTACGAAGGCTACGGCATCAGCGGCGCGGCGATCATCGTCGACACGCTGACCGACAACCGCACCCGCACGGTCGCGGAAGTCCGCCATGCGTTCTCGAAGTTCGGCGGCAACATGGGCACCGACGGTTCGGTCGCGTTCATGTTCGATCACGTCGGCCAGTTCCTGTTCGCACCGGGCACGTCGGAAGACGCGCTGATGGAAGCCGCGCTCGAAGCCGGCGCGAACGACGTGAACACGAACGACGACGGTTCGATCGAAGTGCTGTGCGACTGGCAGGCATTCTCGGCGGTGAAGGACGCGCTCGAAGCCGCGGGCTTCAAGGCCGAACTCGCCGAAGTGACGATGAAGCCGCAGAACGAAGTCGAATTCACCGGCGACGACGCGGCGAAGATGCAGAAGCTCCTCGACGCGCTCGAGAACCTCGACGACGTGCAGGACGTGTATACGAACGCCGTCATCGTCGAGGAATGATGTGCCGGCCGCCGTGTTCCTGTCGCGGCGGCGGCCCGACCGAATCCGCGGCCGGCGCGCCTGAGCGTGCCGGCCGCCCTGTTTTCTAGTCTGCGGGGAATCCCATGAAACTACTCGTCGTCGGTTCCGGCGGCCGCGAACATGCGCTGGCGTGGAAGCTCGCGCAGTCGCCGCGCGTCCAGATGGTCTACGTCGCGCCCGGCAATGGCGGCACGGCGCAGGACGAGCGTCTGAAGAACGTCGACATCACGGCGCTCGACGAACTCGCCGATTTCGCGGAACGCGAAGGCGTCGCGTTCACGCTCGTCGGGCCGGAAGCACCGCTCGCGGCCGGCATCGTCAACCTGTTCCGCGCGCGCGGCCTGAAGGTCTTCGGGCCGACCCGCGAAGCCGCGCAGCTCGAGAGCTCGAAGGATTTCGCGAAGGCGTTCATGAAGCGCCACGGCATCCCGACCGCCGAGTACGAAACGTTCTCCGACGTGGCTGCCGCGCACGCGTACATCGACGCGAAGGGTGCGCCGATCGTCGTGAAGGCCGACGGCCTCGCGGCCGGCAAGGGCGTCGTCGTCGCGATGACGCTCGAAGAAGCGCACGAAGCGGTCGACATGATGCTGTCGGGCAACAAGCTCGGCGATGCGGGCGCGCGCGTCGTGATCGAGGAATTCCTCGATGGTGAGGAAGCGAGCTTCATCGTGATGGTCGACGGCAAGCATGCGCTGGCGCTGGCGTCCAGCCAGGACCACAAGCGCCTCCTCGACGAAGATCGCGGCCCGAACACCGGCGGCATGGGTGCGTATTCGCCCGCGCCGATCGTCACGCCGCAGATGCACGCACGCGTGATGCGCGAGATCATCATGCCGACCGTGCGCGGGATGGAGAAGGACGGCATCCGCTTCACGGGCTTCCTGTATGCGGGCCTGATGATCGACAAGGAAGGCAATCCGCGCACGCTCGAGTTCAACTGCCGGATGGGCGACCCGGAAACGCAGCCGATCATGGCGCGCCTGAAGAGCGATTTCTCGAAGGTCGTCGAGCAGGCGATCGCGGGCACGCTCGACACGGTCGAGCTCGACTGGGACCGCCGCACCGCGCTGGGCGTCGTGCTGGCCGCGCACGGTTATCCGGACGCGCCGCGCAAGGGCGACCGCATCAACGGCATCCCGGCCGAGACCGAACAGGCCGTCACGTTCCATGCGGGCACGACGCTCGACGGCGACAAGCTGACGACGTCCGGCGGCCGCGTACTGTGCGTGGTCGGCCTCGCCGATTCGGTACGCGAAGCGCAGCAGCATGCGTACGAGACGATCAACCAGATCAATTTCGAAGGCATGCAATACCGCCGTGACATCGGCTTCCGCGCGCTCAACCGCAAGAGCGCGTGACGTTGCAATTGCCGCCCCGCCCGCAAGCGGCGGCGGCCCCTCTGCCGGGGTTCGTTAGAATGCCCGGCAGAAGCCTTTTTTACGGCCCCCGCTTCGGGCGGGGGCACCCAGTCCAGACATGACCGATTCGACCTACGACGTAGCGCGCGTGCGCACGTACCTCCAGGGCCTGCAGACACGCATCGCCGACGCGCTCGGCGCGCTCGACGGCACGCCGCTCGCGACCGATGCATGGCAGCGCGGTCCGGCCGAGCGCCTGCGTGGCGGCGGCTGCACGCGGATTCTCGAAGGCGGCCGCGTGTTCGAACGCGCGGGGATCGGCTTTTCCGACGTCGCGGGCGATGCGCTGCCGCCGTCGGCGAGCGCGGCGCGCCCGCAACTCGCGGGCCGCGGCTTCGAGGCGCTCGGCGTGTCGCTGGTGCTGCATCCGCGCAATCCGTACTGCCCGACCGTACACATGAACGTGCGGATGCTGATCGCGACGAAACCGGGCGAGGAGCCCGTGTTCTGGTTCGGCGGCGGCATGGATCTGACACCGGTTTACGGTTTCGAGGACGACGCCCGCCATTTCCACCAGACCTGCAAGGATGCGCTCGACCCGTTCGGCGTCGAGCTCTACCCGCGCTTCAAGAAATGGTGCGACGAATATTTCTTCCTGAAGCACCGCAACGAGATGCGCGGCATCGGCGGGATCTTCTTCGACGATTTCTCGGAGCCCGGTTTCGAACGATCGTTTGACATGATGCAAAGCGTCGGCGACGCGTTCCTGCAGGCCTACCTGCCGATCGTCGAGCGGCGCGCCGAGCTGCCGTACGGCGAGCGCGAGCGCGATTTCCAGGCGTACCGCCGCGGCCGCTACGTTGAATTCAACCTCGTATTCGACCGCGGCACGCTGTTCGGCCTGCAAAGCGGCGGCCGGACCGAGTCGATCCTGATGTCGATGCCGCCGGTCGCGAACTGGCGCTACAACTGGCAACCCGAACCGGGTTCGCCGGAAGCGCGCCTGTACAGCGACTTCATCGTGCCGCGCGACTGGGTCTGACCCTGCTTCAAGACAAGGACGCGTTTCTGGACACCACCGCCAGCCCCACCCCGCTGCCGCGTCGTATCGGCTTGCTGGGCGGCACTTTCGACCCGATCCACGACGGCCATCTCGCGCTCGCGCGCCGGTTCGCCGAGCTGCTCGGCCTGACCGAACTCGTGCTGCTGCCCGCCGGGCAGCCGTACCAGAAGCGCGACGTGTCGGCCGCCGAGCATCGGCTCGCGATGACGCGCGCGGCCGCCGGCTCGCTGTCCGTGCCGGGTGTGACCGTGACCGTCGCCACCGACGAGATCGAGCACGCCGGCCCGACCTACACGGTCGAGACGCTCGCGCGCTGGCGCAAGCGGATCGGCCCGCGCGCATCGCTGTCGCTGCTGATCGGCGCCGACCAGCTCGTGCGCCTCGACACGTGGCGCGACTGGCGCACGCTGTTCGACTACGCGCACATCTGCGTGTCGACGCGCCCGGGGTTCGACCTCGGCGCGGCGCCGCCGGACGTCGCGCAGGAAATCGCCGCGCGGCAGGCCGGCGCCGACGTGCTCAAGGCCACGCCGGCAGGCCACCTGCTGATCGATACGACCCTTTCGTTCGACATTGCCGCGACCGACATCCGCGCCCACCTGCGCGAATGCATCGCACGCCATGCGCAAATGCCCGACGCATCGGCCGAACATGTGCCGGCCGCCGTATGGGCCTATATTCTTCAACATCGCCTCTACCATTCCTGAATCCATGGATATTCGCAAACTGCAGCGCGTGATCGTCGACGCCCTCGAAGACGTCAAGGCGCAAGACATCAAGGTGTTCAACACCAGCCACCTGACCGAACTGTTCGACCGCGTGGTCGTCGCTTCGGGCACCTCCAACCGCCAGACCAAGGCGCTCGCGTCGAGCGTGCGTGACAAGGTCAAGGAAGCCGGCGGCGACATCGTCAGCTCCGAGGGCGAAGACACCGGCGAATGGGTGCTGGTCGACTGCGGCGACGCGGTCGTGCACATCCTGCAACCGGCCCTGCGCCAGTACTACAACCTCGAGGAAATCTGGGGCGACAAGCCCGTGCGGATGAAGCTCGGCGGCGGCAAGGGGAACGGCTTCGCCACGGCCAGCGAAGGCGACGACGACGAAGAAGAGGAAACCGCGCCCGCACGCCCGGCGCGCAAGACGGCCGCTCGCCGCCGTTGAGCTTCGAGTCGTTACGCGTCTTCCGATGAAGCTTTTCATCCTTGCGGTCGGCCACAAGATGCCGGGCTGGATCGCATCCGGCTTCGACGAATACACGAAGCGGATGCCGCCCGAGCTGCGCATCGAGTTGCGCGAGATCAAGCCCGAACTGCGTTCGGGCGGCCGCAGCGCCGAAAGCGTGATGGCGGCCGAGCGGCAGAAGATCGAGGCCGCGTTGCCGAAGGGCGCGCGTCTCGTCGCGCTCGACGAGCGCGGCCGCGACTGGACCACGATGCAGCTCGCGCAGGCGCTGCCCGGCTGGCAGCAGGACGGCCGCGACGTCGCGTTCGTGATCGGCGGTGCCGACGGGCTCGATCCGGAGCTGAAAGCGCGTGCCGATACACTGCTGCGCATCTCGAGCATGACGCTGCCGCACGGGATGGTGCGCGTGCTGCTCGCCGAACAGCTTTACCGGGCGTGGAGCATCACGCAGAATCACCCCTACCACCGCGCATGACGTGTCGTCCTCGAGACGCGCGCCACGCGCGCATACCGAGATAACGACACCATGCCGTCCAGCACGTCCCCCGCGCTTTTCCCGTTCCTCTACCTCGCTTCGCAAAGCCCGCGCCGCCAGGAGCTGCTGCAGCAGATCGGCGTACGCTTCGAGCTGCTGCTGCCGCGCCCCGACGAGGATGCCGAGGCGCTCGAGGCCGAGCTGCCCGGCGAAGCCGCCGATGCGTACGTGCGGCGCGTGACCATCGCCAAGGCCGAGGCTGCGCGTGCGCGCCTCGTCGCAAGCGGCAAGCCGGCCTCGCCGGTGCTGGTCGCCGATACGACCGTCACGATCGACGGCGCGATCCTCGGCAAGCCGGCCGACGCCGATGACGCGCTCGCGATGCTGACGCGCCTCGCGGGCCGCGAACACGCGGTGCTGACCGCCGTCGCCGTGATCGATGCCGACGGCGAACTGCTGCCGCCCGCGCTGTCGCGCTCGTCGGTGCGTTTCGCGGCCGCGTCGCGCGACGCATACGCGCGCTACGTCGAATCGGGCGAGCCGTTCGGCAAGGCCGGCGCGTACGCGATCCAGGGGCGCGCGGCCGAATTCATCGAGCGAATCGACGGTTCCCATTCGGGTATCATGGGTCTGCCCCTTTTTGAGACTGCCGCGCTGCTACGCACCGCGCGCGTCGCCTTCTGAACCCACCATGAACGAAGAAATCCTGATCAACCTCACGCCGCAGGAAACGCGGGTCGCACTCGTCCAGCAAGGCGCGGTGCAGGAGCTTCACGTCGAGCGCACGCTGTCGCGCGGGCGGGTCGGCAACATCTATCTCGGCAAGGTCGTGCGCGTGCTGCCCGGCATGCAGTCGGCGTTCATCGACATCGGCCTCGAACGCGCGGCATTCCTGCACGTCGCCGACATCTGGCATCCGCGCCTCGCGGGCGAGCCGCAGTCGGGCACGCCGCACCAGCCGATCGAGAAGATCGTGTTCGAAGGCCAGACGCTGATGGTCCAGGTGATCAAGGATCCGATCGGCACGAAGGGCGCGCGGCTGTCGACGCAGGTCAGCATCGCGGGCCGAACGCTCGTCTACCTGCCGCAGGAGCCGCATATCGGCATCTCGCAGAAGATCGAGAGCGAGGCCGAACGCGAGGCCGTGCGCGCACGCCTGACGGCCGTGATCCCAGCGGACGAGAAAGGCGGCTACATCGTGCGCACGATCGCCGAGGATGCCACCTCCGACGAGCTCGCCGGCGACGTCACGTACCTGCGCAAGACGTGGGCGACGATCGTCGCCCAGGCGCAGCGGCTGCCGGCAACGAGCCTGCTGTACCAGGATCTCGATCTCGCGCAGCGCGTGCTGCGCGATTTCGCGAACGACGACACGACGCGCATCCAGGTCGATTCGCGCGAGACGTACCAGCGCCTCTCGGAATTCGCGGGCGAATTCACGCCGGCCGTGAGCCCGAAGCTGCACCACTACACGGGCGAGCGTCCGCTGTTCGACCTGTACAACATCGAGACGGAGATCCAGCGCGCGCTGTCGCGCCGCGTCGACCTGAAGTCGGGCGGTTACCTGATGATCGACCAGACCGAGGCGATGACGACGATCGACGTGAACACCGGCGGCTACGTCGGCGCACGCAACTTCGACGACACGATCTTCAAGACCAACCTCGAGGCCGCGCACACGATCGCGCGGCAGCTGCGGCTGCGCAACCTCGGCGGGATCATCATCATCGACTTCATCGACATGGAGAACGCCGAGCATCGCGACGCGGTGCTGTCCGAGTTGAAGAAGGCGCTGTCGCGCGACCGCACGCGCGTGACGGTCAACGGCTTCTCGCAGCTCGGGCTCGTCGAGATGACGCGCAAGCGCACGCGCGAATCGCTCGCGCACGTGCTGTGCGAGCCGTGCCCGACCTGCCAGGGCAAGGGCCAGGTGAAAACGTCGCGCACCGTGTGCTACGACATCCTGCGCGAGATCCTGCGCGAGTCGCGGCAGTTCAACCCGCGCGAATTCCGCGTGATCGCCGCGCAGCAGGTGATCGACCTGTTCCTCGACGAGGAGTCGCAGCATCTCGCGATGCTGATCGACTTCATCGGCAAGCCGGTGTCGCTGCAGGTCGAGTCGAACCTGAGCCAGGAGCAGTACGATATCGTGCTGATGTAACGTTCCGTCCATCCGCCGCCGGCATCGCCGCGCGGCGCTTCGATGCGGCGCCCGGGCCGCCCGCGCATGTCGCGCCGGCACCCGCCGCCGCCCTTTCACCCTACCCTTTTCGCATTCACCACACACCATGAGCCAAGGCCACAACCGCCGCCAGCGCAAGAAACTCCACATCGGCGAATTCCAGGAACTCGCGTTCAATGCCACCGCGCATTACCGCAACGAAATGACCGACCTCGAGCGCGGCGAACTGATCGATGCGTTCATCGATTTCGTCGAGGCGAACGGGCTGCTGACCGTCGCGTCGGCGGACGAAGGCATCGGCGCTTACGTGATTTCCGGCGCGCCGCGCGGCACGACGACCGACGCCGACCGCGAGCTCGTGCGCGGCTGGCTGGCCGCACGGCCGGAACTGTCGGACGTCAAGGTCAGCGAATTCACCGACGCGTGGTACCCGGAAGCCTGAGTTTCCGGTTTCCCCTGCTTCGTCCGGCGCGCGCGCCGGACCCACGCGAGGCGTGCAGCGGGCACGCCTCGCATGTCACCGCCGGTCACCCGTTCGCATCGCCCCGCGATCCCTTCCTTTTCCCGACAGTCTGCCTCCATCCAGCCGTCGAAATCGGACCTGAAAGCAAGACACGTTAAAATCTCACCTCGCGTGGTGCGCCGCCCGCACCCGCCATCCATCGCCAGCCGCGTGCCCTCGGGCCGCCCCCGACCCATGGAGTGAGTGTCAATGAGCGGCGGACTTCCGTTTCCCGCATCCCGCAGCAAGTCGTTGCCGTCCTCGACGGTCTTCCTGATCCTCGCCGCCGCCGCGCTGCTGTCCGGCTGCGGGCTGCTGCCGGTGCAGAATCCGCCCGCGCCGATCAGCGAGGCGCTCGTCGAGCCCGTCGAGGAAACCGCCGGCAAGCCGCTGACGATGCCGCCCATGCCGGCACTGACGCACCCGGAAGAACCGGAAGCGCCGAAGAAGCCGCACCGCGAAGTCCCGCGGCCGAAGCCCGTGCAACGCCCGGAATCGCCGACACCGCCGCCGCCTCCGCCGCCGCCGATCGTCGCGACGCGCCCGCTCGACCGCACCCAGATCCATGCGCTGCTCGACAGCGAAGTCGCGCGCCGCAACGGCAAGGTGATCGGCCGCGCGGTCGACATGGTGACCGACGCGAGCGGCAAGCCGCGCGAGATGATCGTCAACCTGCAGGGCTTCATGGGCGTGGGCGACCGCAAGGTCATCTTCCCGTGGAACGTGTTCCGCTTCACGCCGGGCGGCAAACAGGAGCCGATCGTGCTCGACGTGCCGTCGGGCGACCTGCCGCCGGCCGCGCGGCCCAAGGCCGTGCCGCTGTC
This region of Burkholderia contaminans genomic DNA includes:
- the rng gene encoding ribonuclease G; protein product: MNEEILINLTPQETRVALVQQGAVQELHVERTLSRGRVGNIYLGKVVRVLPGMQSAFIDIGLERAAFLHVADIWHPRLAGEPQSGTPHQPIEKIVFEGQTLMVQVIKDPIGTKGARLSTQVSIAGRTLVYLPQEPHIGISQKIESEAEREAVRARLTAVIPADEKGGYIVRTIAEDATSDELAGDVTYLRKTWATIVAQAQRLPATSLLYQDLDLAQRVLRDFANDDTTRIQVDSRETYQRLSEFAGEFTPAVSPKLHHYTGERPLFDLYNIETEIQRALSRRVDLKSGGYLMIDQTEAMTTIDVNTGGYVGARNFDDTIFKTNLEAAHTIARQLRLRNLGGIIIIDFIDMENAEHRDAVLSELKKALSRDRTRVTVNGFSQLGLVEMTRKRTRESLAHVLCEPCPTCQGKGQVKTSRTVCYDILREILRESRQFNPREFRVIAAQQVIDLFLDEESQHLAMLIDFIGKPVSLQVESNLSQEQYDIVLM
- the purD gene encoding phosphoribosylamine--glycine ligase; protein product: MKLLVVGSGGREHALAWKLAQSPRVQMVYVAPGNGGTAQDERLKNVDITALDELADFAEREGVAFTLVGPEAPLAAGIVNLFRARGLKVFGPTREAAQLESSKDFAKAFMKRHGIPTAEYETFSDVAAAHAYIDAKGAPIVVKADGLAAGKGVVVAMTLEEAHEAVDMMLSGNKLGDAGARVVIEEFLDGEEASFIVMVDGKHALALASSQDHKRLLDEDRGPNTGGMGAYSPAPIVTPQMHARVMREIIMPTVRGMEKDGIRFTGFLYAGLMIDKEGNPRTLEFNCRMGDPETQPIMARLKSDFSKVVEQAIAGTLDTVELDWDRRTALGVVLAAHGYPDAPRKGDRINGIPAETEQAVTFHAGTTLDGDKLTTSGGRVLCVVGLADSVREAQQHAYETINQINFEGMQYRRDIGFRALNRKSA
- a CDS encoding YebC/PmpR family DNA-binding transcriptional regulator, with translation MAGHSKWANIKHKKAAADAKRGKIWTRLIKEIQVAARLGGGDVNTNPRLRLAVDKAADANMPKDNVKRAIDRGVGGADGANYEEIRYEGYGISGAAIIVDTLTDNRTRTVAEVRHAFSKFGGNMGTDGSVAFMFDHVGQFLFAPGTSEDALMEAALEAGANDVNTNDDGSIEVLCDWQAFSAVKDALEAAGFKAELAEVTMKPQNEVEFTGDDAAKMQKLLDALENLDDVQDVYTNAVIVEE
- the upp gene encoding uracil phosphoribosyltransferase encodes the protein MKQDSRFPNLFITDHPLIQHKLTHMRDKDTSTRTFRELLREITLLMGYEITRNLPITTKRVETPLVEVDAPVIAGKKLAIVPVLRAGIGMSDGLLDLVPSARVGHIGVYRADDHRPVEYLVRLPDLEDRIFILCDPMVATGYSAVHAVDVLKRRNVPAANIMFVALVAAPEGVQVFQDAHPDVKLFVASLDSHLNEHAYIVPGLGDAGDRLFGTKN
- the rlmH gene encoding 23S rRNA (pseudouridine(1915)-N(3))-methyltransferase RlmH, with the protein product MKLFILAVGHKMPGWIASGFDEYTKRMPPELRIELREIKPELRSGGRSAESVMAAERQKIEAALPKGARLVALDERGRDWTTMQLAQALPGWQQDGRDVAFVIGGADGLDPELKARADTLLRISSMTLPHGMVRVLLAEQLYRAWSITQNHPYHRA
- a CDS encoding YggL family protein — protein: MSQGHNRRQRKKLHIGEFQELAFNATAHYRNEMTDLERGELIDAFIDFVEANGLLTVASADEGIGAYVISGAPRGTTTDADRELVRGWLAARPELSDVKVSEFTDAWYPEA
- the rsfS gene encoding ribosome silencing factor, whose protein sequence is MDIRKLQRVIVDALEDVKAQDIKVFNTSHLTELFDRVVVASGTSNRQTKALASSVRDKVKEAGGDIVSSEGEDTGEWVLVDCGDAVVHILQPALRQYYNLEEIWGDKPVRMKLGGGKGNGFATASEGDDDEEEETAPARPARKTAARRR
- a CDS encoding nicotinate-nucleotide adenylyltransferase; translation: MTLLQDKDAFLDTTASPTPLPRRIGLLGGTFDPIHDGHLALARRFAELLGLTELVLLPAGQPYQKRDVSAAEHRLAMTRAAAGSLSVPGVTVTVATDEIEHAGPTYTVETLARWRKRIGPRASLSLLIGADQLVRLDTWRDWRTLFDYAHICVSTRPGFDLGAAPPDVAQEIAARQAGADVLKATPAGHLLIDTTLSFDIAATDIRAHLRECIARHAQMPDASAEHVPAAVWAYILQHRLYHS
- a CDS encoding PRC-barrel domain-containing protein gives rise to the protein MSGGLPFPASRSKSLPSSTVFLILAAAALLSGCGLLPVQNPPAPISEALVEPVEETAGKPLTMPPMPALTHPEEPEAPKKPHREVPRPKPVQRPESPTPPPPPPPPIVATRPLDRTQIHALLDSEVARRNGKVIGRAVDMVTDASGKPREMIVNLQGFMGVGDRKVIFPWNVFRFTPGGKQEPIVLDVPSGDLPPAARPKAVPLSGSAAASPATRLPMLDSDVERPNGTKIGRIVDVLIDRASQPQAVVLDLGGLVNTDRRSIAASWGALRFVTRDKALHPQLDLNDAQIKASPPYAADKPIVAVFPPVAPAPASSASATR
- a CDS encoding Maf family protein, encoding MPSSTSPALFPFLYLASQSPRRQELLQQIGVRFELLLPRPDEDAEALEAELPGEAADAYVRRVTIAKAEAARARLVASGKPASPVLVADTTVTIDGAILGKPADADDALAMLTRLAGREHAVLTAVAVIDADGELLPPALSRSSVRFAAASRDAYARYVESGEPFGKAGAYAIQGRAAEFIERIDGSHSGIMGLPLFETAALLRTARVAF
- the hemF gene encoding oxygen-dependent coproporphyrinogen oxidase, producing the protein MTDSTYDVARVRTYLQGLQTRIADALGALDGTPLATDAWQRGPAERLRGGGCTRILEGGRVFERAGIGFSDVAGDALPPSASAARPQLAGRGFEALGVSLVLHPRNPYCPTVHMNVRMLIATKPGEEPVFWFGGGMDLTPVYGFEDDARHFHQTCKDALDPFGVELYPRFKKWCDEYFFLKHRNEMRGIGGIFFDDFSEPGFERSFDMMQSVGDAFLQAYLPIVERRAELPYGERERDFQAYRRGRYVEFNLVFDRGTLFGLQSGGRTESILMSMPPVANWRYNWQPEPGSPEARLYSDFIVPRDWV